A window from Engraulis encrasicolus isolate BLACKSEA-1 chromosome 13, IST_EnEncr_1.0, whole genome shotgun sequence encodes these proteins:
- the LOC134461009 gene encoding potassium/sodium hyperpolarization-activated cyclic nucleotide-gated channel 1-like, producing the protein MDTRVYMGRRASRRASSFSGIKKSIYNSLLPQFNKQALFILGSETAFKNECNRQKASGHWVIHPLSTLRHYYVMFMVWITFLNLISIPMEIAYSEEAYGMARKCWKVFNVASDTIFMVDVILAFRMGSLTDGSQIAVIDPKTIANDYLRSWFIPDALSSFPVDFVITIADAFNTDDTTSLQGAKIMRILMFARILSLVRLLRVSRLVRFFSEFEQMSNANLEGVRVFFRIIGLFMMMFILCHWNGCIQYFVPLLSSFPEECWVQTEHLMNATTGEKYTFGIFRALSHMIGISYGAEGPPTDEVELWIVMTSMVSGALMYTVMVANAAAMMTNVDAPAKIYKNKVSHLEDYMSYRRLPKPLRRRIIDYYQARYAGKWFDEREILGLLSKSLKEEILNVLCASMLDNTPIFNGRDPSFINAILLQLRYEVFLEGDVIVRQNAPGDRMFFIEHGQVLVATDSFKKELRDGDYFGEICLLTSGKRVASVTAVSTCHLFSLSVESFNRVLSCFPIIHNDIMCAAKKRQLDLNNAGQEHGSDHLAGPSKESTSGLVDLPLIEKGSLSDFDFDMMNMTTPNP; encoded by the exons ATGGACACACGAGTTTACATGGGCAGACGAGCATCTCGACGAGCATCTAGCTTTAGTGGAATAAAAAAATCTATATACAACTCACTTCTACCCCAGTTCAACAAACAAGCTTTGTTTATACTTGGAAGCGAAACTGCCTTTAAAAATGAATGTAATCGTCAAAAGGCCAGTGGGCATTGGGTAATTCATCCCCTAAGTACATTAAG GCACTACTATGTCATGTTCATGGTCTGGATTACATTTTTAAACCTCATCTCAATTCCGATGGAAATAGCCTACTCTGAAGAGGCGTATGGCATGGCTCGTAAATGTTGGAAAGTGTTCAATGTGGCATCAGACACCATATTCATGGTGGACGTGATACTTGCTTTCAGAATGGGGAGCCTCACTGATGGCAGTCAG ATTGCTGTCATTGATCCGAAAACGATTGCCAACGATTACCTGAGATCTTGGTTTATACCTGATGCCCTTTCTTCATTCCCTGTCGATTTCGTCATTACCATTGCA GACGCATTCAACACAGACGACACGACTTCCCTGCAAGGTGCCAAAATCATGCGGATTCTAATGTTCGCAAGAATCCTCAGTCTGGTTCGTCTCCTTCGCGTGTCCAGGCTAGTTCGATTCTTCAGTGAATTTgaacag ATGTCCAATGCAAATCTGGAAGGCGTCCGTGTCTTCTTCAGAATCATCGGTTTATTCATGATGATGTTCATCCTCTGCCACTGGAATGGTTGCATTCAGTACTTTGTGCCTTTGCTGTCAAGTTTCCCTGAAGAGTGCTGGGTTCAAACAGAACACCTTATG AATGCAACGACTGGCGAGAAGTACACGTTTGGAATATTCCGAGCCCTCTCACACATGATAGGAATTTCTTATGGCGCAGAAGGACCTCCTACAG acgAGGTAGAGCTGTGGATTGTCATGACCAGCATGGTGTCTGGGGCGCTGATGTACACAGTCATGGTAGCCAACGCTGCGGCCATGATGACCAATGTTGACGCACCCGCCAAAATCTACAAAAACAAG gtgAGCCATCTGGAGGACTACATGTCCTACAGGAGGCTACCAAAGCCCCTACGCAGGCGCATCATTGACTACTACCAAGCACGCTACGCAGGGAAGTGGTTTGATGAGAGGGAAATTCTCGGTTTGCTCTCCAAGTCTTTGAAAGAG GAAATCCTTAATGTCCTGTGTGCGTCAATGCTGGACAACACCCCAATATTCAACGGTCGCGACCCCAGCTTCATCAACGCCATCTTGCTTCAGCTCCGCTACGAGGTGTTCCTGGAAGGAGATGTCATCGTGCGACAGAACGCACCAGGAGACCGCATGTTCTTCATCGAGCACGGTCAAGTCTTGGTTGCCACGGACTCCTTCAAGAAAGAACTGCGCGATGGAGACTACTTTGGTg AGATCTGCCTGCTGACCAGTGGGAAGCGAGTGGCCTCGGTCACCGCCGTGTCCACCTGCCACCTCTTCTCCCTGTCTGTGGAGAGCTTCAACCGGGTCCTCAGTTGCTTCCCAATCATCCACAACGACATCATGTGCGCTGCCAAAAAGAGACAGCTGGACCTGAATA aCGCTGGGCAGGAGCACGGCTCGGATCATTTGGCAGGGCCTAGCAAGGAGTCCACGTCTGGTTTGGTCGACCTTCCTCTGATCGAAAAAGGGAGCCTCTCAGACTTTGATTTTGACATGATGAATATGACCACCCCCAACCCATAG